Within Candidatus Eisenbacteria bacterium, the genomic segment GAGGGAGGTCATCACCGTACGCAACGTGCAGAAGAGGAAGAGCGCGAGCGCGATCGACGACACCGTGAGGAACGTCCGGCGCTTCGACCGGGTGAGGTGCGCCGCGATGAGCCGGAAGAACCTCACGTGCGGAGCGCCCCCTTGTCGAGGTGGAAGGTCAGGTGGGCCCGCTCGGCGGCACGCGGATCGTGCGTCACCATCAAGATCGTCTTCTTCATCTCCTGGTTGAGGCGCTGCAGGAGCACCAGGATCTCCTCGGCGTTCTTCGAGTCGAGATCTCCCGTCGGCTCGTCCGCGACGAGGAGCGTCGGATCCGCCACGATGGCGCGCGCGATCGCCACGCGCTGCTCCTCGCCTCCCGAGAGCTGGCGCGGGTAGTGCTTCTCGCGTCCGGAGAGCCCGACCAGGTCGAGCGCGAGCTTGGTGCGCCGGGCCCGCTCCGCGCCCGAGAGGCGCGTGAGGAGGAGCGGCAGCTCCACGTTCTGCTGCGCCGTGAGGACGGGGATCAGGTTGTAGAGCTGGAAGATGAA encodes:
- a CDS encoding ABC transporter ATP-binding protein, with the translated sequence MSDTPSPNGTLISLRDVHKEYHRDKIVIPVLSGITLDVKRGEFLALMGPSGSGKSTLLNLIGGIDRPTRGEVRVAGESLGSLSSSKLAAWRARHVGFIFQLYNLIPVLTAQQNVELPLLLTRLSGAERARRTKLALDLVGLSGREKHYPRQLSGGEEQRVAIARAIVADPTLLVADEPTGDLDSKNAEEILVLLQRLNQEMKKTILMVTHDPRAAERAHLTFHLDKGALRT